A portion of the Malania oleifera isolate guangnan ecotype guangnan chromosome 3, ASM2987363v1, whole genome shotgun sequence genome contains these proteins:
- the LOC131152426 gene encoding receptor-like protein EIX1: MRYSAAVLGIVFTLISWDGVNSNATHCKAEEREALLDFKQSLTDPSNRLSSWVGEDCCSWTGVRCHNTTAHVIHLNLSNPIFPIHHDDYYYYYYSYKDDYYYDDYSYWVAAQKRSSLGGNISGSLLQLKHLQHLDLSLNDFQGLQIPQFFGSLHNLAYLNLSSAGFVGPIPPQLGNLSSLHYLDIGWNSGLYVTDDVRWISHLSSIEFLDMSYVDLSRASNNWLQAVNILPSLSALILSDCSLSHNLPLSHVNFSSLVALDLSDNSFMNSSTLGWLSSLTSLVSLNLRMTYFTEGSIPMYLQNMSTTLRSMDLSYCNLNSTTPNWFSGLSSIVSLDLSYNRIPGLLPAPLRNLTTLRFLNLAGNQFNFAIPEWLYDMTGLQSLDLSSNDFQGSISGAIGNLTSLTILDLSSNDFQGSIYGAIGNLTSLTELRLSGNDFEGRIPTSLGNLFNLRLLDLAGNQLSGDISEIFGDYSFDSCAKETLESGQFPKHFGELKSLSVLDISRNSISGPLPVSIGKLSSLRFLHISSNLFNGSIPETLGSLSKLEFVDISNNSFEGTISEVHFTNLTRLKFFHADSNPLALKISPNWIPPFQLRGISLRSTHMGPQLFPSWLQTQRELEYLYLSNASILGVISTWLSNMSQLSYVDLSQNHIQGPLPPMRATLYSLDLSNNYLNGSLVPFLCNKMVDLESNLSLLDLSKNFLSGEILDCWMNWKNLLTLRLDNNNLVGKIPSSMGSLTRLKSLHLSKNKLSGNLSTTLSSFHYLKVLDLSENKFSGRIPLLIRESLPQLRVLILRTNKLSGSISIQLCHLYSLQILDLSQNNLSGAIPTCFGNYSAMINRPKYLYNFLYNYTRPFSEKVVVVIKQYQYEFSSSLFQLTSIDISCNNLYGEIPPELTHLKGLLSLNLSMNKLQGRIPDKIGNMTSLESIDLSMNKLSGIIPQSMSSLTFLEYLNLSYNNLSGRIPLGTQIQGFTPLSFIGNHELYGLPLADECTKAETPLALKPSWHNERDGWIDMRWFYLGMPFGFVVGFWAVLGPLMLNKVWRLTYFQFLDDLKYKLLGGLRFV, encoded by the coding sequence ATGAGATACTCAGCTGCAGTTTTGGGGATTGTTTTTACATTGATTTCTTGGGATGGAGTAAATTCAAATGCCACCCATTGTAAGGCAGAGGAGAGGGAAGCCCTTCTCGACTTCAAGCAATCTCTCACCGATCCTTCCAACCGCCTCTCTTCCTGGGTTGGTGAGGATTGCTGCAGCTGGACAGGAGTTCGCTGCCACAACACCACTGCCCATGTCATCCATCTCAACCTCTCCAATCCAATATTCCCTATTCAtcatgatgattattattattattattattcttataaagatgattattattatgatgattatTCATATTGGGTTGCTGCGCAGAAGAGGTCCAGTTTGGGTGGGAACATAAGCGGCTCTTTGCTGCAATTGAAACATCTTCAGCATCTGGACTTGAGTCTCAATGATTTTCAGGGACTTCAGATTCCACAGTTCTTTGGTTCCCTCCACAATCTCGCTTATCTTAACCTTTCTTCTGCAGGATTTGTGGGCCCCATTCCTCCTCAACTTGGGAATCTTTCAAGCTTGCATTATCTTGATATTGGCTGGAATTCTGGTTTGTACGTTACAGATGACGTGAGATGGATTTCCCATCTCTCTTCAATTGAGTTCCTCGACATGAGCTATGTCGATCTCAGCCGGGCATCTAATAATTGGCTTCAGGCAGTGAACATCCTCCCTTCCTTGTCCGCGTTGATCTTGAGTGATTGTTCCCTCAGCCATAATCTTCCTCTTTCTCATGTCAATTTTTCTTCCCTTGTTGCTCTTGATCTCTCCGATAACTCTTTCATGAATTCTTCAACACTTGGATGGCTCTCCAGTCTCACTTCTCTTGTTTCACTCAATCTGCGTATGACCTATTTTACAGAGGGTTCAATTCCAATGTATCTTCAGAACATGTCCACTACTCTTCGATCCATGGACCTTTCATATTGCAATTTGAACTCTACCACACCGAACTGGTTTTCTGGTCTCTCTTCTATTGTTTCCCTTGATTTGAGTTATAACCGAATTCCCGGTTTGCTTCCCGCCCCTCTACGGAACCTAACTACTCTTCGGTTCCTTAATCTTGCTGGTAACCAATTCAACTTTGCAATACCAGAGTGGTTGTACGACATGACCGGCCTCCAAAGTCTCGATCTTTCTTCCAATGATTTTCAAGGATCAATTTCTGGTGCTATTGGCAACCTGACATCACTCACAATACTCGATCTTTCTTCCAATGATTTTCAAGGATCAATTTATGGTGCTATTGGCAACCTGACATCACTCACAGAACTCCGGTTATCTGGCAATGACTTTGAAGGACGGATTCCGACATCCTTGGGAAACCTCTTCAATTTGAGACTTTTAGATTTGGCAGGGAACCAACTCAGTGGAGACATTTCTGAAATTTTTGGAGATTATTCATTCGATTCGTGCGCCAAGGAAACACTAGAGTCAGGCCAATTTCCCAAGCATTTCGGAGAACTTAAAAGTTTGTCCGTGCTTGATATTTCCCGCAACTCCATTTCAGGCCCACTTCCAGTGTCTATAGGGAAATTATCATCCTTGAGGTTCTTACATATTTCTTCCAATCTTTTCAATGGGAGTATCCCAGAAACTCTTGGGAGTCTCTCTAAATTAGAATTTGTGGACATCTCTAACAATTCCTTCGAAGGCACCATTTCAGAAGTTCACTTTACAAATCTGACAAGGCTGAAGTTTTTCCATGCTGATTCAAACCCATTGGCTTTGAAAATAAGCCCCAATTGGATTCCTCCATTTCAACTCCGTGGAATTTCACTGCGCTCAACTCATATGGGACCCCAATTATTTCCTTCATGGCTTCAAACACAGAGGGAATTGGAATATTTATACCTATCAAATGCTTCAATATTAGGTGTAATCTCAACTTGGCTTTCCAATATGTCCCAACTTTCCTATGTGGATCTATCTCAAAACCATATCCAAGGCCCGTTGCCTCCCATGCGTGCCACACTATACTCTTTAGATCTTTCAAATAATTACTTGAATGGATCTCTTGTTCCCTTCTTGTGCAATAAAATGGTAGATCTGGAATCTAATTTATCCCTTTTGGATCTATCAAAAAATTTTTTATCTGGAGAAATTCTTGATTGTTGGATGAATTGGAAAAATTTATTGACATTGCGATTGGACAACAATAATTTGGTAGGAAAAATACCAAGTTCCATGGGTTCTCTAACTCGGCTTAAATCACTACACTTGAGCAAGAACAAGCTCTCTGGAAACTTGTCCACCACATTGTCAAGCTTTCATTATTTGAAAGTTTTGGATCTTAGTGAAAATAAATTTTCTGGAAGAATACCGTTATTGATAAGAGAAAGCCTACCCCAACTTCGAGTCCTTATTCTTCGCACAAATAAGTTGAGTGGCAGTATTTCCATCCAGCTCTGTCATCTTTATTCTCTTCAAATCTTGGACCTTTCACAAAACAATCTCTCTGGAGCCATTCCGACATGCTTTGGTAACTACAGTGCAATGATTAATAGAccaaaatatttatacaattttttgTACAATTATACACGTCCATTCTCAGAAAAAGTAGTGGTTGTGATAAAGCAATATCAGTATGAATTCAGCAGTTCTCTCTTCCAATTAACAAGCATTGACATTTCATGCAACAACTTGTATGGAGAGATCCCTCCAGAGTTGACCCATCTTAAAGGTTTGTTATCCCTAAACCTATCCATGAACAAACTTCAAGGAAGGATCCCAGATAAAATTGGCAACATGACATCACTGGAGTCTATTGATTTATCAATGAATAAACTTTCAGGCATAATTCCTCAAAGTATGTCAAGTTTGACATTCTTGGAATATTTAAATTTGTCATACAATAACTTATCCGGAAGAATTCCTTTAGGTACCCAGATCCAAGGCTTCACTCCACTCAGTTTCATTGGCAACCATGAGCTCTATGGTCTACCATTGGCAGATGAATGCACAAAAGCTGAAACACCTTTAGCTCTAAAACCAAGTTGGCACAATGAAAGAGATGGATGGATTGATATGAGGTGGTTCTATTTGGGCATGCCATTTGGATTTGTTGTGGGGTTTTGGGCTGTTTTGGGTCCTTTAATGTTGAACAAGGTTTGGAGATTGAcctattttcaattcttggatgactTGAAATACAAGTTGTTGGGTGGGCTTAGATTTGTTTaa